From Prochlorococcus sp. MIT 1223, the proteins below share one genomic window:
- the ilvN gene encoding acetolactate synthase small subunit, which produces MKHTLSVLLEDESGALSRIAGLFARRGFNIESLAVGPAEAPGISRLTMVLEGDNETLQQMSKQLDKLVNVLNVLDLSSLPAVERELMLLKVSASEENRSKILDLVQVFRAKVVDVSDEALVLEVVGDPGKLVTIEKIMAPYGIIEIARTGRVALKRASGINTEMLKTKPSDNLLPT; this is translated from the coding sequence ATGAAACATACACTTTCTGTACTTTTAGAAGATGAATCGGGGGCACTAAGCAGAATTGCCGGTCTTTTTGCTAGAAGAGGTTTCAATATTGAAAGTCTTGCTGTTGGTCCAGCCGAGGCACCTGGAATTTCTCGGCTTACAATGGTTTTAGAGGGAGATAATGAGACTCTTCAGCAAATGTCCAAGCAATTGGATAAACTCGTAAATGTGCTCAATGTTCTTGATCTCTCTAGTTTGCCAGCTGTTGAAAGAGAGTTAATGCTATTAAAGGTTTCTGCCTCAGAAGAAAATAGAAGTAAAATCCTAGACCTAGTTCAAGTATTCAGAGCAAAAGTTGTAGATGTTTCCGATGAAGCTTTGGTACTTGAAGTAGTAGGAGACCCTGGAAAACTAGTGACAATTGAAAAAATAATGGCACCTTATGGGATTATAGAAATTGCTAGGACAGGGAGAGTCGCACTTAAAAGAGCTTCTGGAATAAATACCGAAATGTTAAAAACCAAACCATCAGATAATTTACTTCCTACTTAA